The DNA window TAATATAGTGCAAAAGATTATAAAACAACAGCCTAGTGGCAGAAGTGGTCTGGTATTGTTTGAAACTGGAAATTAAGGAGGAAACAACACTTGCTTCCTCTTTGTCACAGGGACAAGACTTACTAGACTGCAAGAAGACACTCTGGCAGTGTGTCAAGCTCTTTTCTGGGTTGACAagaattcttagagaaatatCCCACTCGTTACACACTTCCACACAACATCAAGATAGCATTGGGTTGTGACTCAGCTAGGTGAACGCCAGGCAGGAAGGGGCGTCACAATCTGGAATGGCGTTTCCCTGGCTTCTGGTTCTCTAATGGGGTCCATGGACAGCCTGAGGACTCTTCTGATTCACTCTTACTCTGCTCGTCCCCCATCAAGAGGAGAATGTGAATTCGGAGCCTCAATTAAATGGTGTAAAGAGGTTGACTACATAGTCCCTTTCCCCAGTCTGAAATGCATCCTGTGTTTCCTTTCCTACATCGGCGTCTGTGGACATCTCTGCTCTTGAGCCCGCACAGAATGTCAGGTCTGCAGCGGGTGACCATTCTCTGACAGCTGGGGATGTCCTGTCCGTGCCATGCTAGCTTGCTTTCATTATGTGAGAAGAGTCACAAAGAGGAAGTATCAGCCGAATGAAAATGATAGATGCTTAACAGCAAACCACGTTGAGTTTTGACCCCTTGTGATTTATGAAATGATTTTAGGGATGATACTTGGATCTCTGTATTTGGCTAAATGTTTGTTCTTGGagatttttttacttaaaaaaacacCCAGCTTCATTGAGGTTGTTTTTGCTTGcgctatttcattttaaatatctaCTGAAGGTCAGCATTTGCATATTTGGGGCAAAATGAGGTAAAGAGTTGAAACTGGACAGGTGTGCATTTGAGTAACATCAATGATGTTTCATTTCGATTTGTTTTTCCTTACGGTAGACCGGTCGATGGAAGGGACTGTATTCAATTTGTCTATCAAATGTCTACCTCCATTAGATTTTGCATCTCGTTTAGAGATGAAATTCGCAAGCGACCTGCATCTTGAAGTTTGGTCAGAGCAACACACACAGTCTTGTGTCTGAGCAAAGTAAACTACTTGGTAGCCACGTTCCAACTCGTTCTCTCTTGAAAACGCTACATAACTGCACTTAGGCTTCGTCATATACAGGGCTGAGCAGAGAGACCCTCAACTAGAAACCCAGCGTGATAGAGCAATTTTCTTTGGCTGTAGATGGTAGAGAGACAAAAAGGCCAAATACTGAATGTGTTCAGTCACGCGTGGTTGAGCCTCAGGTTTGCCAGATAGAACGCGAACTGTAGCACAGCAAGGGAGAGCAGCTGTCAAGCTCGTCACTCATCAAGATTTTATGCTGTTCGTCAGTCACCTGGCCTTCGTGAGAACTCTCCTATTTCCCCCGTATGGAACAGTAGGCAAGCCGTGTCGCCTGGCTGGTCCCCGCGTTCATTGGCATTGTCTTTTCTATTTCTAACTCTCTTTCTGTTAATTAAATCTAGCCTAATCTGACTGCATCattttatacaaaataaaaagaattacattATTAGTTGGGATCTGAGTCATTCATCTTGGATCTAAGTTATTAAATAATTTAGGGTATTAAATCATTCTTTGTTTAAGTTTTACCTATGTTCTTGAGCTATGAAATATATTTGGCTTGTAATTCTGAATAGTGGAGCTCGCTGGGAATAAAAACCACCTGATATATTAGATCATGTGACGTACTTCCTACAACTATTGTGATTATCAAATAATATACTAGCTGTGAAAGACCTCAAAAGAAGTCAAAGGTCAAGAGAAAATTTGTCTATTTTCATCTTTACCTTCCATTAAtattaatgcttttttttcctaCCAGTGACATCTGGTAGAGTTAATGTCAGAATTTCCCTTGAAGTATATATTTTAGGTCATAATACAGTGGGTTTTATGGAAGAGCCCCGGGGATTAAGGCCATTCTCCAGTACAGTGGTGTCCCTTTCTCTATCTAAAGAGGCCCAAGAATGCCTTTAGCCACCACCTCTTGGGCCTGAGCCAGCATAAAACAGATACAGATGTTGCTGGCAATGATGACGATGAAGAAGTTGTGGGTGACGATGAGGATAATTATGATGATATTTCTGGATACATGCCGAGTGCTATTCAGGGCACCGTTTCAAAAATTTCACACAAATGCATTCCTTTAATCCTTCCAATGTTATTCTACGTCATACTACTGTGATTCCCCTCTTACAGATGAGGGCAAAATGGGCAACTGTTTATGTACAGGTAAATACCATAACAGTGAGTGTCAGCCTGCCGTCATAGTAAGCGGTGGTCAGGTTTTATTCAGTCTGGGAATTATAACACTTTGAACATGAATAGTATTAAACACAACATCATAACTTTCTAGTGAGATGGTCTGTGcactttcttcttttgtaaatTGTGTGTCTCATAGTAGTCAAGACTTTAAAGATAGTTCTATATCTTATTACTTTAGAGCAACTTCACATAATAATACTTTTAATATGGTAGATACTCCGTACACATGGGTGGAATAAGCACTTTCTATCTACACTCTCTTAGCAACTTAGTGAGATTCTTTACAAACAATGGATCATATTAGTTTCTATTTGCatatactatcactgtatctgtaTAACCTATGTTTCAGAACAAAACTGAATTATTTTGTTAATATGCCAAATAAAAAGTATGAGAAATATTTAGAACACAAGGTGACTGACCACTCTGGTAGTACTAAATTTGGTAACACGGTCAAATTGTTATGTTTGGATTATTAATCTACCGACTGTGATCCACAGCTTGTCAATTACTGTTGTGAATCTGAAAATGGTCATAGGCTCAGTGCAAATGGAATGGCCTTACCGAGAGATTCATTACTTTTTAGGAGAATGACACGCTGGGGAGAATTTGATGACCTTTATCACATTGGTGAACTGGACAGAACTCAGATCCCCATGTCTGAAACAGAGAATTCCCTGGAAGGTCAGTATCGATGTCTTATTAATATggagacttattttttttaaccaatgggAAGCAGAAACCCTAAATGTTTGCCTCTTAGATGCCATGATTCAGTAAACTCTTGTTGTATGTGCGTATTTGCTAAAAATTTCCCAAGAAGCAGAGGAACTTCAGTCTTTACAGTGCTCGTGTAAGCATTAAGCATCTTACCTGGCTACTTAAAAGTATGTTGGTTCGAAGCCCGTCACTTTGCTCCATTCGATGAGACAGAGCTAATTATTTGAATAAAGTTTGTGTTCCTACAATTGTTCAATATTTACCTCAATGATGAGGAACCATGTGAGATTATCATTCACTTCATTTGTTAAGCCAAACCCCCAAACTTAATTCCACATCTTTGTAGAAGTTGATTGCATTAGTTAACGGATATTTGGATAACCTTGCTGCTCAGAGGCAGACACATCTAATGAGGCCACAGTGAACTTTAATAACTTTTTTCAGCTTTATAAACAGAATCTACTTAACATGCAGTCTTCTCCTGTCACATTTGACATCCAAGGGAAAGGCCAGTTCTTGTGACACGTGACATTAGTGGttgtgatgaggaaatgacagTGGTAATAATAACATTGACAGCAGTAATTTAAGGAGACCGTCGCGTGTCTGGTCTGATATTTTGTActctgcgtattttttttaatggagtccTCATATACGGAGCCCTGAGGCACACTGCTGGTTACATGTAGAGAAAGTAGGCCGGGTTCATATGCCTGGTTGAGATGATGACACACTCATTAACCTCATAGGCGTCCCCCCAGCGCCTTCTTATGGTGAGCTTtggatttttattctcagatcctTCTCGATTCTTCCTCCACTGCTGTTTCTGTAAGAATCCAGATCCTGTAACACATGCGCTGTTTCTACCAGGGCTCCCTTGCGTTTGTCTTATATGATCTTAACATCTCATTATAGACAGTCCTTTCCAATTATTCCTTCAGAATATCCACTTGATGAAAAGGAATTTAAATATCCTTGCCCCCCACCAATAACATCAAACTCTATTTGTATTTAaacaccagtgtgtgtgtgggggggaaatgaACTAGCTCCCATCTATTTGATGGTGTTCtaattacaataaaaatcattttaaattcccAAGTGAACACTCAGGTAGCCCCATTTATATAAGAACATGCTTAATTTTGGAAATTAGAGAAGACGTCAATGGAAGTGCTGAGTATTCTTCCTCACGGAATGCACTGTTGCTACATCTATTTCCATGTGGACATTCTTTACACACACAAGACACCAGGTCAGTTCAGTCCTCTGGGATGATTTTTGTGTCCTAATATGGACTGGCAAAGATTAGAATAACGAGGCTGAATGTCGTGAGGCAGGATGTAGAGATCATGAAGATTATAGTTCGAGGCaagctcagacaaaaaaaaaaaaaagagatcccaCCCTGGTATTTTACTCATAAGCTAGGTTTGGAGGCTACCTCGGCGACCCAACTACAccgaggctgaggtaggaggatagcAGTCTGAGGCTGAtctgggaggaaaaagaaaaaagaaaaaaaaaagtgagagcttatctgaaaaataacttagtGCGCAAAGCTCTGGAgtcatgggtcaagtggtatagcacttcctagcaagcatgaggccctgagttcaaaacccagtactgctaaaagaaagagagagaggaagaagtgaGAATAAAACAGCGACCAAATTTGGATTATTAGACTCTAGGTCATCACTGAGTGCACAGGTGCTAAAGAGAAGGAATGTTAGGATAATCGTCTAGCCAGGGAAAAGTCATATCTCCTCCCGGAACTCTGAGAAGAGCACGAGGTGGACCGTCCCTGTGATCTATTCCTGTAGGCACGAGTCTAAAGCATAAGCCTACTGCTGCTTTTCTAAGAGTTAGAAacaagccaggcgccggtggctcacgcctctgaTCCTAGCGacccgagaggctgagatctgaggatggcggtttgaagccagccggggcaggaaagtccgtgagactcttatctccaatgaaccaccagaaaacgggagtggcgctgtggctcaagtggcagagcgccagccttgagctgaggagcccagggcagcgcccaggcccagagttcaagccccacaaccgacaatcccccctccccaaaattAAGGCTTTATATGCGACTGAAATGCCTTCTCAAGAACCCTTTTATCGTTCTGTAAAGAAGCGAAGGCCCCGTGTTCATCTTAGTAAAGCTCCAGTAAACCTGGGACCCAGGGAAAGAAGGACTCAGACCCGATCCTGTCACCTGTGAGTGCCACGTTAAACGGCAGTTTGCGACCAGCACTCTCTTCATCCCTGGACGAGGTCGCATCGCTGAAGCTTCGCGCAGTTTACCCCAGCCACCCCCTCCAGCAAATGAAGGCGGAAAGCGTGCTCCCGCCTCCCAGATGCCACCACTGCGGCCGTTTCCTTTAGGACACACGCACCGGCGGGATCCGCTGTGCGAGCAATCCCAGACGCCATCCGGCTACGGTTCCCCCGTAAGGCGTTTGAAACGGCCGGGGCGTGGCGGTGCCCAGGAAGCCCACGCGCACCTACCGAGCTGGCCAGCGGGCGGGCGAGTGACGCGCGGCCATCCTCTCTGTCCCTCCTAGACGATCTGCCTTACCGCCGCGGCACCCTGAAGCCCTACTCAGGGGAGGACCCCGGCTCCCCAGTGCTCTACAGAACCATGAGCGAGGCCGTCCTGGTGGGGAGACGGACGCGGCTGCCGGCGATGGACAGCAGGGACAGGCGGAGCCACAGGGCCTCCATTAACGGACACTTCTACAACCACGAGGTGAGTTACCCGTCCTTCCCGCGGCTCACAGTCGCGCCGTCCGCTCCGGTACCACTCAATCCACAGCAATAACAGTAACAACAATGCTATTGCTATGCCTGACACTTAGTGCTGACTCCCAGTGAACTACCTaggcttgtaatttttttcttctgagggAGATTCTTCTTACATAGTCCATACTCGCTTGAACCTTGCTACGTAgcgtaggctggccttgaacctccggTCCTTCTACTTCCCGCTCAGCGAGCCTCACTTTAAATAGAATGGTTTTTCTTGTAATACTGAAGTTTGCGCTCAGGATGTTGGCTTGCTGAGCAAGTACTCTGTCACACGAGCCACGACCTCAACCCCCTTTCGCTTATTTTTCAGACGGGATCGTATACTTTTTGCCTAGATCAGCCTCAAACGAATGACCCTCCTGCCGCTCCCTCCCATTTAGCTTGGGTTCCGTCATGCCTGGGCCCTAGAATTCTAAGGAATCATTCCACGAATCAGTGAACACGTCTCTGAATAGCTACTCGTTACTTTTCTCTCCTTGGTAATGTCCGATTTGAGGTTGGCGGAAGTGAAGCAACTTGTCTCAGAGCGcagtgcttttcagcagtaaTCCCGCCCTGGAACCCGGATGTCTCTGACTCCAGAACCCAAATGATTAACAAGTGTGCTGAAGAAGCACCGCCGACTGAGCCACTGCGCGGAGGACTGGGCTCTCGCAGAGGAGCCCCGCGGCGTGGGCGCCCGGCAGGGATGCTGTCACTCCCCAGTTCTTTCTCCACCCGCGCTGGTTGTTCCGGCTCCTGCACGCAGGAGGGTGATATGGCCTGGGTGTTCTGCCGTCCGTGGTCCTGGCTGGGGGTCCTCGTTGGTGGGCTGGTGGGTTTTAAAGAAGGACACGCACACACTGCCCTAAGTGGGTGGCATCTGAAGGGATGTCTGGCTCTGAGAAAGACCTCGGCCCTCCCCTGGCCGccccgggtgggggggtggggggcactcgGCCTCTGgagcaggacccccccccccattcacatTCCTGCTGAGGGCAGCcacaaagccaccccaggcctgCTCCCCGACACCGCGGCCCGTGGGGctccagggagggaggagggggagcacgGCACGCTGTCCTCAGCGCCAGGGGAAAACGCCAGGTGACCCGAGCCGCCACGGGTCAACTCAAAGGGCTCGAGCGACACTCGAGACGGTCCACGCTCGAGCCGTGCACTGCCGTTCCACAGCGACCGGACACACATcacaaagcccaggcccaccgCGTCTGCCCGCGAGGGTGGGCGCCGAGCATTTCGCCGCGTACGTTTCTCAAGTGGACGTCTTTCCTAAGATGCACTTGAATCATGAGGTGCAACTATCGGCAAGCCACGGACAAGGCCCGTGTTCAGTTAGCGAATTGATTCCCTAGTAACGGCTCCCACTGTGATTTCTTGGGGTAAGTTATGATGACTGTAACTCCCCGCGGGGGATATTCCTATCCCTGCGGTAACTGTGACTTCACAGTCGTATTTGTTGTGAGTCATGGCCAACATGATTGATAGGAGGACGAACAGGTGGTTTTAAGATACGGTTCTGAAGAACATGCTTCCAAATCCATTGCACACGGGCGTGCTAGAGGTTTCCTTGACAATTCCTGGCTGTTCTCTGTTATTTTCTAAACAAAGCCCGTGGAGGCGGGAGATGCGGAGTGAGCCGATGGCGCGAGAGCGGTGCTGGAGAAGCCAGGGCCTCCGAGCCCCTCTCCACGCTGCGCCCCGTGCTGGAGAAGCCGGGGCCTCCGAGCCCCTCTCCACGCTGCGCCCCGTGCTGGAGAAGCCGGGGCCTCCGAGCCCCTCTCCACGCTGCGCCCCGTGCTGGAGAAGCCGGGGCCTCCGAGCACCTCTCCACGCTGCGCCCCGTGCTGGAGAAGCCGGGGCCTCCGAGCCCCTCTCCACGCTGCGCCCCGTGCTGGAGAAGCCGGGGCCTCCGAGCCCCTCTCCACGCTGCGCCCCGTGCTGGAGAAGCCGGGGCCCCCAGTGCCTCTCCACGCTGCGCCCCGTGCTGGAGAAGCCGGGGCCTCCGAGCCCCTCTCCACGCTGCGCCCCGTGCTGGAGAAGCCGGGGCCCCCAGTGCCTCTCCACGCTGCGCCCCGTGCTGGAGAAGCCGGGGCCTCCGAGCCCCTCTCCACGCTGCGCCCCGTGCTGGAGAAGCCGGGGCCCCCAGTGCCTCTCCACGCTGCGCCCCGTGCTGGAGAAGCCAGGGCCCCCCAGTGCCTCTCCTCGCTGCGCTCGTGCGCACGATAGCTGTTCACACACGCAGCACCCCGACGCCCCGCTGTGCAGAATGAGCATCATGCCCCCCGGGCCGCAGAGACTCTGGGAGCGGGGTGATCAGCCACGTCTACAGGGCCCACAGACGTGGCATCTTCTGACACGGCTTTGTCCCAGGCTCCTCTGCATGTCTTCCCGGGAAGCGTATTCACACGGCAGAGTTCATACCTTCACAGACGCCATGTGCGCGTGTACTGCTGAGCGtcgagggagaaaaaggaaatgcgCATGTGCGCATGTATGTACGTACATGTGCGTGTAcgcatgcacatgcgtgtgtgtgtgtgagagagagagagcgacgcTCATTCACTGATCTTCCTGTTTGGGGTTCACCTCGCGTTGCAGTGAGCCCCCCCAAAGCCACTCCCCCTACCTCTGGGCCATTTACACGTCCATCGAGCGTGCAGCACATGGAGGTGTCACACGTGAATGCAACGCGAGGAAGCAAGCCTTTAGCTCGCAGCCTTTGTGATTTCTGGCTATCCCTCTCTCCCGGCTACTCCAGTGATCTTTTGGCCTTTTGTGCTTGCTCAGCACACATACGGTTGTTTTCCCTCCAAAGTGAGTGTCACGGGACACGCAGGCACCACCGACGACCAGCCTCGGAGTCTGCACTCCGGGTTGTCCCGGTTCTCTTTTACATTTCAATACACGACGTTGGTTTCACGGAACGTAACGtgcacttggcttgcttgttatGAGCCTTGAGTCAGGTAACCTGCGGGAAAGATCTCCGATGATTTCTTGGCACGTGGACCAGCGGTTCTCACTCAGCGAGCATTCTTCGATGTCATCTGGAGTAGTACATTCACGTTCAGGAGCTGCACATCCTGCCTGCGCCCCTTGAAGATAGGATTGTCACCCCCTCCATGTAACTTTTCatgcctttctctttccccagaCATCCATTTTCACCCCAGCCTTTGGATCTGAAACAAAGGTCAGAATCAACAGTAGCATGCGAACTGAAGAAGTAATAAAGCAGCTACTGCAAAAATTTAAGGTAATCTTCCTCACCAAGCAGAACTGGCCATAGCATCAAAGGTATTTATCAGCAGCCACATAGATGAGCCCTTCTGAGAAAAGACCAAGGAGCCCGTAAATCCAGCCACGCCTGAGAAACCACAGGGCTCCTGGGGGTGCCGAGAAAGGGGGCGGTAGGGACACAGGTGCATGAGCGGCTTAGGAACAAACCACCGTGTCGTGCCTTCTTTCCCTCCACAGATTGAGAACAGCCCCCGGGACTTCGCTCTTTACATGATTTTTGCCACCGGAGGTAGGAAAGCTTGCGCACGTTTGCTACCCAAGCCCAGGGTGTTCATTTCTGCTCGTGGAGAGGTCAGATCGGTTACTtcatggtgtgtggggggggggagctaggacggggaggagaaaggggacatCATTGGGGTTTTCTTCGGAGAGGGGGAGTTACTGGGGGCCAAACaggcctttcttccttcttctctaggCTGCCATTTCTCACTGTGGCTGATTCTCGTTTGTGTGTAGAGCAGAGGCGGCTGAAGAGGACAGATATCCCACTGCTGCAGAGACTCCTGCAAGGCCCCTCCAAGCACAACGCTCGGCTTTTCCTCATGGACAAAGACGCGGAAGAAATCAGCAGTGACGTATGGCCTGCTTCGCCCTCGCCCCGTCTTCGCTCCTTTCCTCATGGCCCAGCCCTCTCTCACACGAACGTTCTGCTTTTTCCTCAGGTGGCTCAGTACAttaactttcatttttctctcctggaaTCCATTCTCCAAAgactaaaggaagaagagaaaagagagattcAAAGGACACGAATGAAGTGAGTCAAGAGGATGCCCTTGTGTACGTAGACCTTTCGTGAGTTCAATGGACGAAGGGTGTCCAACGTTTAATATGTCTTCTTCTTATTTTCAGATTCAATACTGAAAAAGCCATTATACTGACATATCTACAGAGTAAACAGACAGTCAAAACAGAGACAACGGTTTAGCAGAGCAAGTCTCTAGGGTTAAAACACTTCGACAGGGAGGTTACCATGTGATGAATTCATCACGTCTGTGCTTGCCTTGGAATGTGTACTGGCCTAATCTGTAGGAAACTGCCGGAAAAGCTTGTTTCTCTTTCAAGGAAGGGGACGACCTAAGGTTCACAGCTGGTCTAAGATGAGGTTGGTGGCATTTCAGTCACTGAAATAAGCTTGAATACTGTGTATTCCAAATGCCTCTTACAGTAAA is part of the Perognathus longimembris pacificus isolate PPM17 chromosome 16, ASM2315922v1, whole genome shotgun sequence genome and encodes:
- the Rassf6 gene encoding ras association domain-containing protein 6, coding for MTATTHQYPCWIFINERTFITREQLNTLLKTYNIFYENQKSLHILYGQSDDGNVIVEGMLDVSWGVKRPIQLKIQDDKQISCLTLSKPPDAFSSRGRMTRWGEFDDLYHIGELDRTQIPMSETENSLEDDLPYRRGTLKPYSGEDPGSPVLYRTMSEAVLVGRRTRLPAMDSRDRRSHRASINGHFYNHETSIFTPAFGSETKVRINSSMRTEEVIKQLLQKFKIENSPRDFALYMIFATGEQRRLKRTDIPLLQRLLQGPSKHNARLFLMDKDAEEISSDVAQYINFHFSLLESILQRLKEEEKREIQRTRMKFNTEKAIILTYLQSKQTVKTETTV